A genomic window from Bubalus bubalis isolate 160015118507 breed Murrah chromosome X, NDDB_SH_1, whole genome shotgun sequence includes:
- the LOC102407213 gene encoding ER membrane protein complex subunit 5 isoform X1 — protein MAPSLWKGLVGIGLFALAHAAFSAAQHYFPSSGIKWKKKCEFLQSSSFQDKIFRSMYYVYDRSYMRLTEKEDESLPIDIVLQTLLAFAVTCYGIVHIAGEFKDMDATSELKNKTFDTLRNHPSFYVFNHRGRVLFRPSDTTNSSNQDALSSNTSLKLRKLESLRR, from the exons ATGGCGCCGTCGCTATGGAAGGGGCTGGTGGGCATCGGCCTCTTTGCCCTAGCCCACGCGGCCTTTTCCGCTGCGCAGC ATTACTTTCCATCTTCAGGaataaagtggaaaaagaaatgtgaattcCTTCAAAGCTCCAGTTTTCAAGATAAAATCTTTCGTTCTATGTATTATGTATACG ATCGTTCTTATATGCGATtaacagaaaaggaagatgaatCACTGCCAATAGAT atagttcttcagacacttcTGGCCTTTGCAGTTACCTGTTACGGTATAGTTCATATTGCAGGGGAGTTTAAAGACATGGATGCCACTTCAGAACTAAAAAATAA gacatTTGACACACTAAGGAATCACccatcattttatgtatttaatcatCGTGGTCGAGTACTGTTCCGGCCTTCGGATACAACAAATTCTTCAAACCAAGATGCATTGTCCTCTAACACATCATTGAAGTTACGAAAACTTGAGTCACTGCGTCGTTAA
- the LOC102407213 gene encoding ER membrane protein complex subunit 5 isoform X2 — protein MAPSLWKGLVGIGLFALAHAAFSAAQHRSYMRLTEKEDESLPIDIVLQTLLAFAVTCYGIVHIAGEFKDMDATSELKNKTFDTLRNHPSFYVFNHRGRVLFRPSDTTNSSNQDALSSNTSLKLRKLESLRR, from the exons ATGGCGCCGTCGCTATGGAAGGGGCTGGTGGGCATCGGCCTCTTTGCCCTAGCCCACGCGGCCTTTTCCGCTGCGCAGC ATCGTTCTTATATGCGATtaacagaaaaggaagatgaatCACTGCCAATAGAT atagttcttcagacacttcTGGCCTTTGCAGTTACCTGTTACGGTATAGTTCATATTGCAGGGGAGTTTAAAGACATGGATGCCACTTCAGAACTAAAAAATAA gacatTTGACACACTAAGGAATCACccatcattttatgtatttaatcatCGTGGTCGAGTACTGTTCCGGCCTTCGGATACAACAAATTCTTCAAACCAAGATGCATTGTCCTCTAACACATCATTGAAGTTACGAAAACTTGAGTCACTGCGTCGTTAA